In one Echinicola marina genomic region, the following are encoded:
- a CDS encoding S41 family peptidase — protein sequence MLKRLTKLIGLVILVPCLGHAQVDAKIAQYPDVSQSQITFSYGGDIWVVPKTGGQAYRLTSSKGTEAFPKFSPDGSKVAFSGIYNGNVDVYVISSKGGLPERLTYHGMSDRMTDWYADGKHLLFTSSRESEKQRFSQFYKVGVHGGLPEKLPIPYGEFGMTSPDGQQIAFTPKSRAFRTWKRYKGGMATDIFVFNLESHASENISNSIYNDEFPMWTEEKIYFLSDRGPAQRNNIFSYDLKSKVIEQVTDFTDFDVMFPSMGPEEIVFTAGGKIYLLDLASEDYQEVSVQVSTDVATLMPRRVAVKDYIQNAWPSYDGNRAVFEARGEIFSVPAKDGPVINLTQSSGVAERYPAWSPDGKYLAYWSDRSGEYELAIKDLETGTVEKTLTAYGEGYRYQLFWSPDSKKLAFVDKAMDIYIYDRESDVTTHVDKQKYLYQYSLANYALSWSADSRYLAFEKNLNNLHNAIALFDTKEEQLHQITSGFYNDRNPVFDPEGKYLYFLTNRDFDPIYSDFEGTWVYANATEIAAIPLSKATGSPLAPKNDTTSVKNEEPAEKKNKKEEKKRDEESKEDKASVDIDWDGLEQRMVILPPSAGNYSQLAAVKGKVLYLKRPTNGDESNKVALAYYDISNREEKTVIENVRDYRVAANGEKALVVSNGSFGMIEIGEGKKLEDKMPVEKMEMTLVPKEEWRQLFNEAWRLERDFFYDPNMHGVDWDAMRDHYGQLIDHAITREDVNYIIGELIGEISASHTYRGGGDSERVSTKSVGYLGIDWGVKDEAYYVKKIVRGAPWDNEARSPLDEAGVDISEGDFILAVNGVPMDMEKAPWAAFEDLAEETVELTVNDRASLTGARKVIVKTLKDETRLRNLAWIESNRKRVEEATDGQIGYIYVPSTGLDGQQELARMFYAQHDKKGLIVDERFNNGGQIPDRFIELLNRKPLAFWAVRDGATWQWPQVANFGPKVMLINGWSGSGGDAFPDYFRKSGLGPLIGTRTWGGLIGISGAPSLIDGGGVTVPTFRMFDAEGKWFEEGHGVDPDIEVEEDPTALSNGVDPQLEKAIEEVMKRLGENPPAAPQVPDYEVK from the coding sequence ATGTTGAAGAGATTAACCAAACTCATAGGGCTGGTCATATTGGTTCCTTGTCTAGGTCATGCCCAGGTGGATGCTAAAATTGCCCAATATCCAGATGTTTCCCAAAGCCAGATTACTTTCAGCTATGGAGGTGATATATGGGTAGTGCCCAAAACAGGTGGGCAGGCCTATAGGCTTACTTCCTCCAAGGGAACGGAAGCTTTTCCCAAGTTTTCGCCTGATGGTAGTAAGGTGGCATTTAGTGGGATCTATAATGGAAATGTAGATGTATATGTCATTTCCTCAAAAGGGGGACTTCCTGAAAGGCTTACCTACCACGGGATGAGTGACCGTATGACCGATTGGTATGCAGACGGAAAACACTTGTTGTTTACTTCATCAAGAGAAAGTGAAAAGCAGCGCTTCAGTCAATTTTACAAAGTGGGAGTTCACGGAGGATTGCCAGAAAAGCTGCCCATTCCCTATGGGGAATTTGGTATGACTTCTCCAGACGGGCAACAGATAGCTTTTACACCGAAAAGTCGGGCATTCAGGACATGGAAGCGATATAAAGGAGGGATGGCCACCGATATTTTTGTGTTCAATCTGGAAAGCCATGCTTCAGAAAATATTAGCAATAGTATTTACAATGATGAATTCCCTATGTGGACCGAGGAGAAAATCTACTTTCTCTCAGATCGTGGACCTGCACAGCGAAACAATATTTTCAGCTATGACCTGAAAAGCAAAGTCATCGAGCAGGTGACTGACTTTACAGATTTCGATGTGATGTTTCCTAGTATGGGTCCTGAAGAAATCGTGTTCACCGCTGGAGGGAAGATTTATTTGTTGGACCTTGCATCAGAAGACTATCAAGAAGTGTCTGTGCAAGTAAGTACAGATGTGGCCACCCTGATGCCAAGAAGGGTGGCAGTGAAAGATTATATCCAAAATGCCTGGCCATCCTATGATGGAAATCGGGCGGTCTTTGAAGCTAGAGGGGAAATCTTTTCTGTTCCGGCCAAGGATGGGCCAGTTATCAACCTGACCCAGTCCTCTGGAGTGGCTGAGCGATACCCTGCTTGGTCTCCGGATGGGAAGTATTTGGCTTATTGGAGTGATCGTTCCGGTGAATATGAACTTGCTATAAAGGACCTGGAAACGGGGACAGTGGAGAAAACACTTACTGCTTATGGGGAAGGTTATCGGTATCAGCTGTTTTGGTCCCCGGACAGTAAAAAGTTGGCTTTTGTAGATAAGGCCATGGATATTTATATCTATGACCGAGAAAGTGATGTAACTACTCATGTCGACAAACAAAAATACTTGTATCAATATTCCTTGGCCAACTATGCATTATCCTGGTCGGCGGATAGCCGCTATCTTGCCTTTGAGAAAAATCTCAATAATCTGCATAATGCTATTGCCCTTTTCGATACCAAAGAGGAGCAGCTTCATCAAATCACTTCTGGTTTTTATAATGATAGAAATCCGGTGTTTGATCCTGAAGGCAAGTACCTCTACTTTTTGACCAATAGGGATTTTGATCCTATTTACAGTGATTTTGAGGGTACTTGGGTGTATGCAAATGCGACGGAAATAGCAGCCATTCCATTGAGTAAAGCAACTGGTTCTCCTTTGGCTCCCAAAAATGATACCACCAGTGTCAAAAATGAGGAGCCAGCAGAAAAGAAGAATAAAAAAGAAGAGAAGAAAAGGGACGAGGAAAGTAAGGAGGACAAGGCTTCTGTGGACATAGATTGGGATGGACTGGAACAGCGAATGGTTATCCTTCCTCCTTCAGCAGGGAATTACAGCCAGCTTGCCGCGGTAAAAGGAAAAGTACTTTACCTCAAACGCCCGACAAATGGGGATGAATCCAATAAGGTGGCCTTGGCCTATTATGATATCTCAAATCGGGAAGAAAAAACAGTAATCGAAAATGTTCGTGATTATCGTGTAGCTGCAAATGGTGAAAAAGCCTTGGTGGTTTCCAATGGTTCTTTTGGTATGATTGAAATCGGAGAGGGGAAAAAGCTGGAAGATAAGATGCCAGTGGAAAAGATGGAGATGACTTTGGTGCCAAAGGAAGAGTGGAGACAATTATTCAACGAGGCTTGGCGATTAGAACGGGATTTCTTTTATGATCCCAATATGCATGGAGTGGATTGGGATGCTATGAGGGACCATTATGGTCAGCTGATAGACCATGCCATTACCCGGGAGGATGTGAATTATATTATTGGTGAATTGATCGGAGAGATCAGTGCCTCGCACACTTATAGGGGTGGGGGAGATTCAGAAAGGGTATCGACAAAGTCTGTCGGGTATTTGGGCATTGATTGGGGAGTCAAAGACGAGGCCTATTATGTGAAGAAGATCGTTCGTGGGGCCCCTTGGGACAATGAGGCGCGTTCGCCTTTGGACGAAGCTGGTGTGGATATCAGTGAAGGTGATTTTATTCTTGCTGTCAATGGTGTCCCTATGGACATGGAAAAAGCCCCCTGGGCGGCTTTTGAAGACCTGGCTGAGGAAACTGTCGAGCTGACAGTTAATGATCGTGCAAGCTTGACCGGGGCCAGAAAAGTGATCGTAAAGACCTTAAAGGATGAAACTCGTTTGAGGAATCTGGCTTGGATAGAATCCAATAGAAAAAGAGTAGAGGAAGCTACAGATGGACAGATAGGTTATATCTACGTACCCAGTACAGGTCTGGATGGGCAGCAGGAACTGGCGAGGATGTTTTATGCCCAGCATGATAAAAAAGGCTTGATTGTGGATGAGCGATTCAATAATGGCGGACAGATCCCTGACCGTTTTATTGAGTTATTGAACAGAAAGCCATTGGCTTTTTGGGCGGTAAGGGATGGTGCTACTTGGCAGTGGCCTCAGGTGGCCAATTTTGGACCGAAGGTCATGCTGATCAATGGATGGAGCGGGTCTGGTGGGGATGCCTTTCCAGACTATTTCAGAAAGTCAGGATTAGGGCCATTGATCGGTACCAGAACCTGGGGAGGCCTGATAGGCATATCTGGTGCACCTTCACTAATCGACGGTGGTGGGGTTACTGTACCTACCTTCAGGATGTTTGATGCAGAAGGTAAATGGTTTGAAGAAGGCCATGGTGTAGATCCGGACATTGAAGTAGAAGAAGATCCTACCGCCTTGTCAAACGGCGTTGACCCACAATTGGAAAAGGCCATAGAGGAAGTGATGAAAAGGCTTGGGGAAAATCCTCCTGCTGCACCTCAGGTACCAGATTATGAGGTGAAATAA
- a CDS encoding TonB-dependent receptor, whose amino-acid sequence MNKLIVAIALVVFAALPTLTFAQEGTLRGNIIDEGLGEPLIGVSVLVKETQTGAVTDLDGTFEIKLAPGTYTIVASFISFNKLEISAVEVKPGEVTLLSDLKMGESTAELESVVVSAQAIRTTEAALMTVKRNAANMIDGISASTFKKIGDSDAASAIKRVTGVSIEGGKYVYIRGLGDRYTKTVLNGVDIPGLDPDRNSIQMDIFPTNVVDNIIVSKSFTSNLPADFTGGVVDIETKDFPEEKTFKVSVSGGYNPSMHFNSNYLSIQGSSTDFLGFDNGYRDIPTGGRTDIPQYAEVVGNPNGAKGQEYQSILRGFNPTMGGERKSSLMDMSVGVSFGNQVAVGANKLGYNFALTYSNETSFFQDTEYNLYGKASDGNEYDLVGLEKQKGDYGVNNVLLGGLAGVAYKTGLSKFKLNLLRLQNGESKVGEFDFESNNVGTTFNANQYNIEYSERSLTNILLSGEHKLGPTNDWSVNWKLSPTRSVINDPDVRFVRFRTTNNSISTEVGLPERIWRSLEEDNAVGKVDITKDFTFNDQMAKLGFGASYAYKQRDFLIQSFQFAVGNTTFSGDPNEIFMEENLFSADNINGVRYSPLFIPNNPNEYNASVNNIGAYVNAEINPAEKLKAIVGLRMEKYDQFYTGSNQNRSIVFDNEKVLDDLDLFPTLNLIYSVLDNQNLRFSYSRTIARPSFKELSFAEILDPITGRTFIGGLFEERTNGGKEILWDGDLQATRVNNFDARWEVFPKRGEIFSASAFYKMFADPIEMVQFLSDPGAFQPRNVGDGSVAGLELELRKSLDIISPAAENFFFNANVTLAKSTIQMSESELRSRQLSAREGEEVSSTRDMAGQAPYIINTGIAYESWEKGLEAGIFYNVQGPTLTYIGFGNRTDTYTVPFHSLNLNINKSFGADERIQTGLKVSNLLNQERKEVFKSYQAEDQIFSRIQPGTKISVKFAYSF is encoded by the coding sequence ATGAACAAACTTATTGTGGCTATTGCCCTTGTGGTATTTGCTGCTCTTCCCACCCTTACCTTTGCGCAAGAAGGTACTCTAAGAGGAAATATTATCGATGAAGGTTTAGGAGAACCTTTAATTGGGGTTTCTGTTTTAGTAAAAGAAACACAAACCGGTGCTGTTACGGACTTGGATGGAACGTTTGAAATCAAATTGGCTCCAGGAACTTATACTATTGTTGCTTCATTTATCTCATTCAATAAATTAGAAATCAGTGCTGTGGAGGTGAAACCTGGTGAGGTGACCCTTCTGTCTGATTTGAAAATGGGGGAAAGCACTGCGGAGCTTGAATCTGTCGTGGTTTCTGCACAGGCCATCAGAACCACTGAAGCGGCTTTGATGACGGTAAAAAGAAATGCTGCCAATATGATTGACGGTATTTCGGCATCTACTTTTAAGAAAATAGGTGACAGTGATGCTGCTTCGGCCATCAAAAGAGTGACCGGAGTTTCTATCGAAGGCGGAAAATATGTTTATATCCGTGGACTTGGAGACCGTTATACCAAAACCGTCTTGAACGGGGTGGATATTCCTGGTCTTGACCCTGATAGGAATTCTATTCAAATGGATATTTTCCCTACCAATGTAGTGGACAATATCATTGTATCTAAATCCTTTACCAGTAACCTGCCTGCTGACTTTACCGGTGGTGTAGTGGATATTGAAACCAAGGATTTTCCAGAAGAAAAGACATTTAAAGTAAGTGTAAGTGGTGGGTATAATCCATCCATGCACTTTAATAGTAACTATTTGAGCATCCAGGGATCCTCTACGGATTTCCTAGGATTTGATAACGGATACAGAGATATCCCAACTGGCGGAAGAACTGATATCCCTCAATATGCAGAAGTAGTAGGTAACCCTAACGGGGCTAAAGGCCAGGAATACCAGTCCATCCTAAGGGGGTTTAACCCAACTATGGGTGGAGAGCGCAAAAGTAGTTTGATGGACATGAGTGTGGGTGTTTCTTTTGGTAACCAAGTAGCTGTAGGCGCCAATAAACTGGGATATAACTTTGCTTTGACCTATAGCAATGAGACTTCTTTCTTCCAAGATACCGAATATAACCTTTATGGTAAGGCGAGTGATGGAAATGAGTATGATTTGGTAGGGCTTGAAAAGCAAAAAGGTGATTATGGTGTCAATAATGTGTTGTTAGGCGGGCTTGCTGGTGTGGCTTATAAAACCGGACTTTCCAAGTTTAAGCTAAATTTATTGAGACTCCAAAATGGTGAATCCAAAGTAGGCGAGTTTGATTTTGAGAGCAATAATGTGGGAACTACTTTTAATGCCAATCAATATAATATAGAATATAGCGAAAGATCTCTGACCAATATCCTTTTAAGTGGTGAGCACAAATTAGGCCCTACAAACGATTGGTCAGTAAACTGGAAATTATCGCCTACCAGATCGGTGATCAATGATCCTGATGTACGCTTCGTAAGGTTCAGAACAACTAATAATTCTATTTCAACAGAAGTAGGATTGCCAGAAAGAATTTGGAGATCTTTGGAAGAGGATAATGCAGTAGGTAAGGTGGATATCACAAAGGACTTTACCTTCAATGACCAAATGGCTAAGCTGGGATTTGGAGCTAGCTATGCATATAAGCAAAGAGATTTCTTGATTCAAAGCTTCCAGTTCGCAGTAGGTAATACCACCTTCAGTGGAGATCCCAATGAGATTTTTATGGAGGAGAACTTGTTCTCTGCAGATAATATCAACGGCGTAAGGTATAGCCCATTGTTTATCCCTAACAATCCTAATGAATACAATGCCAGTGTCAATAATATTGGAGCTTATGTAAATGCAGAAATTAATCCTGCAGAAAAATTGAAGGCAATTGTAGGGCTGAGAATGGAAAAGTATGATCAGTTTTATACAGGTAGTAACCAAAATAGATCGATTGTATTTGACAATGAAAAAGTATTGGATGACTTGGACCTTTTCCCAACTCTGAACTTGATCTACAGTGTTTTGGATAACCAGAATTTAAGGTTCTCTTATTCTAGAACAATCGCCAGACCGTCCTTCAAAGAGCTTTCTTTTGCAGAAATTCTTGACCCGATTACGGGTAGAACCTTTATTGGTGGATTGTTTGAGGAAAGAACAAACGGAGGCAAAGAGATTCTTTGGGATGGTGATCTTCAGGCTACCAGAGTGAATAACTTTGATGCAAGGTGGGAAGTATTCCCTAAGCGAGGAGAGATTTTCTCTGCCAGTGCATTCTATAAAATGTTCGCTGACCCTATCGAGATGGTTCAGTTCCTTTCTGATCCAGGTGCATTCCAGCCAAGAAACGTTGGTGATGGTTCAGTAGCAGGTTTGGAATTGGAGTTGAGAAAATCTTTGGATATCATCAGTCCAGCGGCGGAGAATTTCTTCTTCAATGCCAATGTTACTTTGGCCAAGTCCACTATTCAAATGTCTGAATCTGAATTGAGGTCTAGACAGCTTTCTGCTAGAGAGGGAGAGGAAGTTTCCTCAACAAGGGATATGGCTGGTCAAGCTCCTTATATCATCAATACCGGTATAGCTTATGAAAGTTGGGAAAAAGGACTTGAAGCTGGAATATTTTATAACGTTCAAGGGCCAACTTTGACTTATATTGGTTTTGGTAATAGAACGGATACTTATACCGTACCTTTCCATAGCCTTAACTTGAATATCAATAAGAGCTTCGGTGCTGATGAAAGGATCCAGACTGGTCTGAAAGTGAGCAACCTGCTTAACCAAGAGAGAAAAGAAGTGTTTAAATCTTACCAAGCGGAAGATCAAATATTCAGCAGAATTCAGCCTGGCACTAAGATCAGTGTGAAATTTGCATACTCTTTCTAA
- a CDS encoding YqaE/Pmp3 family membrane protein translates to MKSIIRILFAVLLPPIGVFLTVGLGKSFWINVILTLLGFIPGIIHAVWVIAKNSES, encoded by the coding sequence ATGAAAAGTATCATCAGAATTTTATTTGCAGTTTTACTTCCTCCGATTGGCGTGTTTTTGACTGTGGGCTTAGGGAAGTCTTTTTGGATCAACGTTATATTGACCTTGCTGGGATTTATTCCTGGTATAATCCATGCAGTATGGGTGATCGCTAAAAATAGTGAGAGCTAA
- a CDS encoding hemolysin family protein, with protein sequence MTLLILYLFLAIGISFLCSALEAALLSITPSYIATQEQRGKKYAKQLKHLKENINQPLAAILSFNTIAHTVGAAGVGAQAVEVFGQQYFGWISAGLTLAILVFSEIIPKSIGANYWKQLAPFIGGILRLMIFGLYPLVKASELLTRVFKSEEQHTMSREELSAMASIATKEGVFQEGESKIIQNLIRFRSILVSSVMTPRTVTVAMEENETVKDFYAMPDSKRFSRFPIYSKTIDNITGYIIKHDVLEAMAEDHFSMQLKELSREIALVYEQYPIPRVLEMMLNKREHIALVVDKYGGMSGIVTLEDILETLLGLEIQDESDEETDMQVLARNKWEERAKKMGLIINHPGENID encoded by the coding sequence ATGACCTTATTGATTCTTTATCTCTTTTTGGCAATTGGTATTTCATTTTTATGTTCAGCCTTAGAAGCGGCATTGCTCAGTATCACTCCTTCCTATATTGCTACCCAAGAGCAAAGAGGAAAAAAATATGCCAAACAGCTCAAGCATCTCAAAGAAAATATCAACCAGCCCTTGGCGGCGATACTCTCTTTCAATACCATCGCGCATACTGTGGGGGCTGCTGGAGTGGGCGCTCAAGCGGTGGAGGTTTTTGGCCAGCAGTATTTTGGATGGATTTCTGCAGGTCTGACCCTGGCCATATTGGTTTTTTCTGAAATTATCCCCAAATCCATTGGAGCTAATTATTGGAAGCAGCTGGCCCCGTTTATTGGGGGGATCTTGCGGTTGATGATCTTTGGCCTCTATCCTTTGGTCAAAGCCTCTGAGCTACTTACCCGGGTTTTCAAATCCGAAGAACAGCATACCATGAGCAGGGAGGAATTGTCTGCAATGGCCAGCATTGCTACCAAGGAGGGAGTGTTTCAGGAAGGAGAATCGAAAATCATCCAAAATCTAATAAGGTTTCGTTCGATTTTGGTGAGCAGTGTGATGACACCGCGCACAGTGACCGTGGCGATGGAAGAAAACGAAACCGTAAAGGATTTTTATGCCATGCCTGATTCGAAACGGTTTTCCCGATTTCCTATTTATAGCAAAACCATTGACAATATTACAGGTTATATCATCAAGCATGATGTGCTTGAAGCTATGGCCGAGGACCATTTTTCCATGCAGCTGAAGGAGTTGAGCCGGGAAATTGCCCTGGTGTATGAGCAATATCCCATTCCTCGTGTATTGGAAATGATGCTGAATAAAAGAGAACATATTGCTTTGGTGGTGGATAAATATGGGGGCATGTCTGGGATTGTTACACTGGAGGATATTTTGGAGACGCTATTGGGGCTAGAGATTCAGGATGAGAGTGATGAAGAGACGGATATGCAGGTATTGGCCAGAAACAAATGGGAAGAGCGTGCCAAGAAAATGGGCTTGATAATTAATCATCCCGGTGAAAATATTGACTAA
- a CDS encoding AAA family ATPase, which produces MHQEKIEQVINEVKKVVVGQERMVNRLLIGLFTNGHILLEGVPGLAKTLTVNTLAKVLHLDFNRIQFTPDLLPSDLIGTMIYNQQNGDFEVKKGPIFSNLILADEVNRSPAKVQSALLEAMQEKQVTIGENTFQLDRPFLVLATQNPVDQEGTYPLPEAQVDRFMMKVHIDYPEKSDELEVMRRMANMSYKADVQAILSKEDIFDIRNKINEVQVSEPLEHYIIELVFATRFPEQYGLHEEAKYIQFGVSPRASINLNLAARAVAFMDGRDYVLPEDIKEVAEDVLNHRIILNYEAEADNVNTRDLIQIILDKIPINKTVTLK; this is translated from the coding sequence ATGCATCAGGAAAAGATTGAGCAAGTCATCAATGAAGTGAAGAAAGTGGTGGTAGGTCAGGAGCGAATGGTTAATAGACTGTTGATTGGACTTTTTACCAATGGCCATATCTTGTTGGAAGGGGTGCCCGGTTTGGCCAAGACCCTTACCGTGAATACCTTGGCCAAAGTATTGCATTTGGATTTTAATAGGATACAGTTTACTCCGGATTTGTTGCCATCGGATTTGATCGGTACCATGATTTATAATCAGCAAAACGGTGATTTCGAAGTGAAGAAAGGGCCTATCTTTTCCAATTTGATATTGGCCGATGAAGTAAACCGTTCTCCAGCTAAGGTCCAGTCTGCCTTATTGGAGGCCATGCAGGAAAAACAAGTAACTATCGGGGAGAATACTTTCCAACTAGACAGACCTTTTTTGGTACTGGCCACCCAAAACCCGGTAGACCAAGAAGGAACCTATCCGCTTCCAGAAGCCCAGGTAGATAGATTTATGATGAAGGTCCATATCGACTATCCGGAGAAATCAGATGAACTGGAAGTCATGAGAAGGATGGCCAATATGAGTTATAAGGCTGATGTTCAGGCCATATTGTCTAAAGAGGATATCTTTGATATCCGAAATAAGATCAATGAAGTTCAGGTGTCAGAGCCTTTGGAGCATTATATTATTGAATTGGTATTTGCGACCAGGTTCCCGGAACAGTATGGATTGCATGAAGAAGCCAAGTACATTCAGTTTGGCGTTTCACCAAGGGCGAGTATCAATTTGAACCTTGCAGCTAGGGCAGTGGCCTTTATGGATGGTCGGGATTATGTGCTTCCGGAAGATATAAAAGAAGTGGCCGAAGATGTACTAAATCACCGTATAATCCTTAATTATGAGGCCGAAGCAGATAATGTGAACACCAGAGACCTCATTCAGATTATCTTGGACAAGATACCTATTAATAAAACGGTAACATTGAAATAA
- a CDS encoding ion transporter, with amino-acid sequence MGLTRKRLAHIVFESDDAASKRFDVVLLIAILGSVTIAVLDSVRSLHESYGTIFYLLEWMFTLLFTVEYLLRVWLSRRTAGYVFSFYGMVDLLAILPTYISLLVVNSHFLTVVRALRFLRVLRVLKLGRYMREAQVLSDALYNSRMKIQIFLGSVVTIVLVMGTVMFFIEGPESGFTSIPMAMYWAIVTLTTVGYGDISPMTPLGQFMASLIMLLGYAIIAVPTGIVSSEITAVNTKNKLAEEQRACHVCHATGHDKDAYHCKYCGGRL; translated from the coding sequence ATGGGATTGACCAGGAAGCGACTGGCACATATAGTATTTGAATCGGACGATGCCGCATCAAAGCGTTTTGATGTGGTTTTGTTGATTGCGATTCTTGGGAGCGTAACTATAGCTGTTTTGGATTCTGTCAGGTCGCTTCATGAGTCATATGGTACTATTTTTTACCTTTTGGAATGGATGTTCACCCTGTTATTTACTGTTGAATATCTTTTAAGGGTTTGGCTAAGCAGGCGTACGGCAGGTTATGTCTTTAGTTTTTATGGCATGGTTGATTTGCTGGCGATTTTGCCGACCTATATCAGCTTGTTGGTGGTCAACAGTCATTTTTTGACTGTAGTGAGGGCCTTGCGCTTTTTGCGGGTTTTGAGGGTCCTTAAGCTTGGCCGCTATATGCGAGAAGCACAGGTGCTTTCCGATGCTTTGTACAATAGCAGGATGAAAATCCAGATATTTTTAGGTTCAGTGGTGACCATTGTTTTGGTCATGGGAACGGTTATGTTCTTTATTGAAGGGCCGGAAAGTGGTTTTACAAGTATCCCAATGGCCATGTACTGGGCCATTGTAACCCTTACCACTGTGGGCTATGGAGATATTTCTCCAATGACTCCATTGGGACAGTTTATGGCTTCCTTGATCATGCTGTTGGGATATGCCATCATTGCTGTTCCTACAGGGATAGTTTCTTCAGAAATTACCGCGGTAAACACCAAAAACAAATTGGCCGAGGAGCAACGCGCTTGTCATGTTTGTCATGCTACAGGACATGATAAGGACGCTTATCACTGTAAGTATTGTGGGGGAAGGTTATAG
- a CDS encoding AI-2E family transporter: protein MEKKYPSSIILAAKLIVLFLTIALAYFLKGVLVPLMFALIISIMLYPLCNLLERWRFPRAAASLVSVILASLVLSGVIYFIVHQVIIIGKDGSEIASNFGNIYNKVKVWFEATFGLQLGELANRLKDEAESSIANIGKYITSVFSSAGGTLANGVLIPLYAFFLLYYRDFFRDFLIQSAKGAPAKRVIETLERVYHVIQSYLLGLLIVMGIVAVLNTAGLLIMGIEHAWFFGTLAAFLILLPYIGVAIGSIIPAIFALATMDSYWYALGVIGWFQVVQFLEGNFITPNIVGGSVSLNPLVAIISLILGGMLFGLAGLILAIPMVAVIKIVFDMTEATQAFSFLIGEPDEDHLKLDSDDFIRKKYGLEEKRK, encoded by the coding sequence ATGGAGAAAAAATATCCGAGTAGTATTATACTTGCAGCCAAGTTGATAGTTTTATTTTTGACGATAGCTCTGGCTTATTTCCTTAAGGGAGTGTTAGTGCCGTTGATGTTTGCATTGATTATTTCCATCATGCTTTATCCCTTGTGTAATTTGTTGGAGAGGTGGAGGTTTCCCCGTGCAGCAGCTTCTCTGGTTTCTGTGATTTTGGCTTCTTTGGTGCTTTCTGGTGTGATTTATTTTATCGTTCATCAAGTAATCATTATTGGCAAGGATGGAAGTGAAATAGCTTCAAATTTTGGGAATATTTATAATAAGGTCAAGGTTTGGTTTGAAGCGACTTTTGGTCTTCAGCTGGGAGAACTGGCCAACAGGCTTAAGGATGAAGCAGAGAGTTCCATTGCCAATATTGGTAAGTATATCACCTCTGTTTTCAGTTCTGCTGGGGGGACCTTAGCCAATGGTGTATTGATTCCCTTGTATGCTTTTTTCTTATTGTACTATAGGGATTTCTTTAGGGATTTTCTGATCCAATCTGCAAAGGGGGCTCCAGCAAAAAGGGTTATAGAAACCTTGGAGCGGGTATATCATGTGATCCAAAGCTATCTGTTGGGCTTATTGATCGTGATGGGAATAGTGGCTGTTTTGAACACCGCAGGGCTTTTAATTATGGGGATTGAGCATGCTTGGTTTTTTGGGACCTTGGCAGCTTTTCTAATTTTACTGCCCTATATTGGTGTAGCCATTGGTTCGATCATTCCCGCGATTTTTGCCTTGGCCACCATGGACAGTTATTGGTATGCACTGGGTGTGATCGGCTGGTTTCAGGTAGTACAGTTTTTGGAAGGTAATTTTATTACTCCGAACATTGTAGGGGGAAGTGTAAGTTTGAATCCTTTGGTGGCCATTATTTCTCTGATTTTGGGTGGAATGCTTTTTGGCTTGGCAGGATTGATCCTTGCTATTCCTATGGTCGCGGTGATCAAAATAGTGTTTGATATGACTGAAGCCACCCAAGCTTTCAGTTTTTTGATAGGAGAACCCGATGAAGATCATCTCAAGCTGGACAGTGATGATTTTATTCGAAAAAAATATGGTTTGGAAGAAAAGAGAAAATAA